A stretch of the Rosa rugosa chromosome 5, drRosRugo1.1, whole genome shotgun sequence genome encodes the following:
- the LOC133710655 gene encoding probable glycosyltransferase At5g03795, producing MPSVDLRRRRSTKMKALFLYLKKRPKLKQGVFLAMVFLAASSFLWVATSLLRNTRYTSNLSLSPQSSLSDSSPYHNFKLFAADFKDMIRSFKIYVYPTNSSSFAQIFDPHPNPFDPKMGNYFSEHMFKLALLESPLSTHNPEEADLYFLPFSVNLLRNDPRVHSEDAISEFVAHYTHEISQGFPFWNASMGLDHFYACCHSVCREAMAKHNDLRNNAIQLTCSSSYFQRFYVAHKDVSMPQVWPRPPQQTLNPPKLRDKLVFFAGRVQNSIVRQQLVDLWGNDTHMDIFSENPSYPYEEGFKRSKYCLHVKGYEVNTARVSDAIHYGCVPVIMSNYYELPFASVLNWTTFSVIINHNEAASLKKTLLSITKKTYLNMYRNLLSVRRHFVWHKTPKGYDSFHMTAYQLWLKRGSQRPSF from the exons ATGCCAAGTGTGGatctaagaagaagaagaagcaccaAGATGAAAGCTTTGTTCTTGTACCTGAAGAAAAGGCCCAAACTGAAGCAAGGGGTCTTCCTTGCAATGGTGTTCTTGGCAGCCTCCTCGTTTTTATGGGTCGCAACCTCTCTCCTCCGCAACACCCGTTACACCTCCAACTTGAGTCTCTCACCTCAATCCTCACTCTCTGATTCAAGCCCTTATCACAACTTCAAGCTCTTCGCCGCCGACTTCAAGGACATGATCCGGAGCTTCAAGATCTACGTCTACCCAACTAATTCATCTTCCTTTGCTCAGATTTTCGACCCCCACCCAAACCCATTCGACCCCAAAATGGGAAACTACTTCAGTGAACACATGTTCAAGCTGGCTCTGCTTGAGAGCCCACTCAGTACCCACAATCCTGAAGAAGCTGATCTCTATTTCTTGCCGTTTTCGGTCAATCTTCTCCGAAACGACCCAAGGGTCCATTCGGAGGATGCCATTTCCGAATTTGTGGCTCATTACACCCATGAGATTAGCCAAGGGTTTCCTTTCTGGAATGCCTCCATGGGTTTGGATCATTTCTATGCTTGCTGCCACTCTGTTTGCAGAGAGGCCATGGCGAAACACAATGACTTGCGCAACAATGCCATTCAGCTCACTTGCTCCTCCAGCTACTTTCAGAGGTTCTATGTCGCCCACAAAGACGTTTCCATGCCTCAAGTCTGGCCTCGCCCGCCTCAGCAAACCCTCAATCCCCCGAAACTGAG GGACAAGCTTGTGTTCTTTGCTGGGCGGGTTCAAAACTCGATTGTGAGGCAGCAGCTAGTGGATTTATGGGGCAACGACACTCACATGGACATCTTCTCCGAGAACCCATCCTATCCTTATGAAGAAGGGTTTAAGAGGAGCAAGTATTGCCTCCATGTTAAGGGCTATGAGGTGAACACTGCCAGGGTCAGTGATGCTATACACTATGGGTGTGTCCCTGTTATAATGTCGAATTACTATGAGCTTCCTTTCGCTAGTGTGTTGAACTGGACCACATTTTCGGTCATCATTAACCACAATGAGGCTGCTTCGTTGAAGAAGACGTTGCTGTCGATAACAAAGAAGACTTACCTGAACATGTACCGGAATTTGTTGAGCGTCAGAAGGCACTTCGTTTGGCACAAGACTCCCAAGGGATATGATTCCTTCCACATGACTGCTTACCAGTTGTGGCTCAAAAGAGGGTCGCAGCGTCCATCTTTCTAG
- the LOC133710656 gene encoding uncharacterized protein LOC133710656, with translation MALNPQLLPNGMPVPFVNEMFVLIRDGVEFEVDKIPGSDGGRVKAKGTIYLSNIRMVFVSKKPDGHFTAFDMPLLYVHGEKFNQPVFFCNNIAGQVEPVVPENQPAALYSVHSFKILFKDGGCGTFVPLFFNLLSSVRRYNQQFQQANAPQAHVDPLQAAQTPVDEMMRHAYVDPNDPTRIFLQQPTPESQLRRRTYQPQAANQ, from the exons atgGCGTTGAATCCTCAGCTGTTACCTAACGGCATGCCGGTTCCTTTCGTCAACGAGATGTTCGTCTTGATCAGAGACGGCGTCGAGTTCGAAGTCGATAAGATTCCCGG ATCCGATGGAGGTCGTGTTAAAGCAAAGGGAACAATTTACTTGTCAAATATCCGCATGGTCTTTGTTTCCAAGAAGCCTGATGGTCATTTCACTGCTTTTGACATGCCCCTG CTTTATGTCCATGGAGAGAAATTTAACCAACCGGTCTTTTTCTGCAACAATATAGCTGGTCAGGTGGAGCCT GTGGTTCCAGAAAACCAGCCCGCGGCTCTTTATTCTGTCCACTCATTCAAGATTTTGTTCAAAGACGGGGGCTGTGGGACTTTTGTTCCTCTGTTTTTCAACTTACTCTCATCTGTGAGGCGATATAATCAACAATTTCAACAAGCCAATGCCCCACAGGCTCATGTGGATCCTCTACAAGCAGCACAAACTCCAGTTGATGAGATGATGAGACATGC GTATGTTGATCCTAATGATCCAACGAGAATCTTCTTGCAGCAGCCTACTCCAGAGTCTCAGCTGAGGCGGCGTACATACCAGCCACAAGCTGCCAATCAGTAG